In Allocoprobacillus halotolerans, a genomic segment contains:
- a CDS encoding HAD family hydrolase, with product MKTYIIDLDGTLVDSMHIWEVLAIHYLQSLNKDIKPNLIEDLKTMSLTQAAIYLQKEYGIEKTIKDIQKDFIKQLWKEYEDVSLKAGVIEFLEKCYQEHQDVIIFTANDSLLTQHLCQRLHIDQFIKHIISCQDIGYDKTDSQSYQKVIEKYHLEDCIVIEDAYHALKSAKTAKLKTWAIYDKANQKEWKQICQIANQYFMTFYEMEVIK from the coding sequence ATGAAAACATATATTATTGATTTAGATGGTACATTGGTTGATTCTATGCATATTTGGGAAGTTTTGGCTATCCATTATTTACAAAGTCTAAACAAAGATATCAAGCCAAATCTTATAGAAGATTTAAAAACCATGTCGTTAACACAAGCCGCTATCTATCTACAAAAAGAATATGGAATAGAGAAAACTATCAAAGATATTCAAAAAGATTTTATCAAACAACTATGGAAAGAATATGAAGATGTTTCCTTGAAAGCAGGTGTTATTGAATTTTTAGAAAAATGTTATCAAGAACATCAAGATGTTATTATTTTTACTGCTAATGATTCTTTATTAACACAACATTTATGTCAAAGATTACATATTGATCAATTTATTAAACACATTATTTCATGTCAGGATATAGGTTATGATAAAACAGATAGTCAAAGCTATCAAAAAGTAATAGAAAAATATCATTTGGAAGATTGTATTGTGATTGAAGATGCTTATCATGCCCTAAAAAGTGCAAAAACCGCTAAGTTAAAAACATGGGCTATTTATGATAAAGCCAATCAAAAAGAATGGAAACAGATATGTCAAATTGCCAATCAGTATTTTATGACGTTTTATGAAATGGAGGTTATTAAATGA
- a CDS encoding MATE family efflux transporter, which produces MVKKSLFEFFRYTSLNVLGMIGLSCYILADTFFVSQGIGTDGLTALNLAIPIYSFIHGSGLMIGMGGATKYSILKSQEHHQGANKIFTHVLCLAGCFALIFVLIGIFLSGTIISLFVDQGHVFDMSKTYLQVILLFAPAFLLNNVLLCFVRNDGAPQLSMAAMLGGSFSNIILDYIFIFPCQMGIFGAVFATGLAPIISMIILSSHFLCKHNQFYIQKCQIQLGRIVGILSTGIPSLVTEVSSGVVMIVFNAIILRLTGNVGVSAYGVVANLSLVIMAIYTGITQGIQPLMSRDYGLNDWGNIQRILKYALITMLVLSAVIYACIFLEADVITQIFNSENNAELQTIASQGLKLYFIACPFAGFNIIVAMYLTSIEHPYPAQMISILRGFIIIIPMAFLLSQIAQMNGVWCSFPISELIVTTLGCVMMMKIRK; this is translated from the coding sequence ATGGTTAAGAAAAGTTTGTTTGAATTTTTTCGTTATACTTCTTTAAATGTATTAGGGATGATTGGTTTATCATGTTATATTTTAGCGGATACTTTCTTTGTGTCTCAAGGAATAGGAACGGATGGTTTAACAGCTTTAAATTTGGCTATTCCGATTTATAGTTTTATTCATGGTAGTGGCTTAATGATTGGCATGGGTGGTGCAACAAAATATTCCATTTTAAAAAGTCAGGAACATCATCAAGGTGCGAATAAAATTTTTACACATGTCCTTTGTTTAGCGGGATGTTTTGCTTTGATTTTTGTATTGATTGGTATCTTTTTATCAGGAACTATTATTTCTTTATTTGTTGATCAGGGACATGTGTTTGATATGTCTAAGACTTATTTACAAGTCATTTTATTGTTTGCTCCAGCATTTTTACTTAATAATGTTTTACTTTGTTTTGTTAGAAATGATGGTGCACCACAATTATCAATGGCAGCTATGCTAGGTGGAAGTTTTTCTAATATTATTTTAGATTATATCTTTATATTTCCATGTCAAATGGGTATTTTTGGAGCCGTTTTTGCGACAGGATTAGCACCTATTATCAGTATGATAATTCTTTCATCGCATTTTTTATGTAAGCATAATCAATTTTATATCCAAAAATGTCAAATACAATTAGGAAGAATTGTAGGTATTTTATCAACAGGTATTCCTTCGCTGGTAACAGAAGTTTCTTCTGGTGTTGTGATGATTGTTTTTAATGCAATTATCCTTCGATTAACAGGAAATGTGGGAGTCTCTGCTTATGGCGTTGTTGCTAATCTTTCATTAGTTATCATGGCAATTTATACAGGTATTACGCAAGGAATCCAACCATTAATGAGCAGAGACTACGGTTTAAATGATTGGGGTAATATTCAACGTATATTAAAATATGCTCTTATCACTATGTTGGTTTTATCAGCCGTGATTTATGCTTGTATATTTTTGGAAGCAGATGTCATCACTCAAATCTTTAATAGTGAAAACAATGCCGAGTTACAAACAATTGCCTCACAAGGCTTAAAACTTTATTTCATAGCTTGTCCATTTGCTGGATTTAATATTATTGTAGCCATGTATTTAACATCTATTGAACATCCTTATCCTGCTCAAATGATTTCCATATTAAGAGGTTTTATTATCATTATTCCAATGGCATTTCTTTTATCACAAATTGCCCAAATGAACGGTGTCTGGTGTTCTTTTCCAATTAGTGAATTGATTGTCACAACATTAGGCTGTGTTATGATGATGAAGATAAGAAAATAG
- a CDS encoding GNAT family N-acetyltransferase, which yields MKVFYVSSYGKHHDKGIYIMKLNEETLEMKRVQQIETQDFPSYMICNNHTLYVAYKNASSHSNGGGLGSFSIYKDELLLNNNYHSSGRSYTHLCVDQNNRYLFAANYHVGATASYQLENSIITQKICAVHHVGLGPDLLKRQTGPHAHYVGITPDQEFVYSVDLGADKVVMYRYSQGVLLEDPDYTLNIVPGSGPRHMIFSKDGRFAYLVNEIANNIMVFKYYQGHFQLIQAIHCIPKHFNGFSSAAAIRLTKSGHHLFVSNRGHDSIAMYRVNQESGKISLLYMVHTGKEPRDFQILDDKYLIIACQGSNLLQVMTFNEETEELILTDSTIEIPAPVCIAFESHKEKFMFYDVSDLKNDEIYLKLVETCEAIPEKRWFPAYRFEICLHNGTVIGHCDLRIGHNELTYIGGNIGYDIDESYRGHRYAAKACQLLFQLAKKHQLQYVIITCVPENIASSRTCEIAGGEFVELADIPPTHDMYQEGKRQVKIYKFVL from the coding sequence ATGAAAGTTTTTTATGTGTCAAGTTATGGCAAACACCATGATAAAGGAATTTATATCATGAAACTCAATGAAGAAACATTAGAAATGAAACGTGTTCAACAAATTGAAACACAGGATTTTCCTTCTTATATGATATGCAATAACCATACCTTATATGTTGCTTATAAAAATGCTAGTTCTCATAGTAATGGTGGAGGATTAGGAAGTTTTTCTATTTATAAAGATGAATTACTTTTAAATAATAACTATCATTCCAGTGGTCGTTCTTATACTCATCTTTGTGTTGATCAAAACAATCGTTATCTTTTTGCAGCAAACTATCATGTAGGAGCAACAGCTTCTTATCAATTAGAAAATAGTATTATTACACAAAAGATATGTGCTGTTCATCATGTTGGTTTAGGTCCTGACTTATTAAAACGTCAAACAGGTCCACATGCTCATTATGTGGGCATTACCCCAGATCAAGAGTTTGTTTATTCTGTGGACTTAGGAGCCGATAAAGTAGTCATGTATCGTTACTCTCAAGGTGTTTTATTAGAAGATCCTGATTATACTTTAAATATTGTACCTGGTTCTGGTCCTCGTCATATGATATTCTCTAAAGATGGACGTTTTGCATATCTTGTCAATGAAATTGCCAATAATATTATGGTCTTTAAATATTATCAAGGGCATTTCCAATTGATCCAAGCGATTCATTGTATTCCTAAACATTTTAACGGCTTTTCAAGTGCTGCCGCTATTCGTCTGACAAAAAGTGGTCATCATCTCTTTGTTTCTAATCGTGGACATGACAGCATTGCGATGTATCGTGTTAATCAAGAAAGTGGAAAAATATCTTTATTATATATGGTGCATACTGGTAAAGAACCAAGAGATTTCCAGATTCTTGATGACAAGTATTTAATTATCGCCTGCCAAGGTAGCAACCTTCTCCAAGTAATGACTTTTAACGAAGAAACAGAAGAGCTTATTTTAACAGATTCAACGATTGAAATACCTGCTCCTGTATGTATTGCTTTTGAATCACATAAGGAGAAGTTTATGTTTTATGATGTAAGTGATTTAAAAAATGATGAAATCTATTTAAAGCTTGTTGAAACATGTGAGGCTATTCCTGAAAAGAGATGGTTTCCAGCTTATCGTTTTGAAATATGTCTACACAATGGAACTGTCATAGGACACTGTGATTTAAGAATCGGTCATAATGAACTTACTTATATTGGTGGAAATATTGGTTATGATATAGATGAATCTTATCGTGGACATCGATATGCTGCTAAGGCGTGTCAACTTTTATTTCAATTAGCCAAAAAGCATCAACTTCAATATGTCATCATTACATGTGTTCCAGAAAACATTGCATCTTCTCGTACTTGTGAAATCGCAGGTGGAGAGTTTGTTGAGCTTGCTGATATACCACCCACTCATGATATGTATCAAGAAGGTAAAAGACAAGTCAAAATCTATAAATTTGTATTATAA